A single uncultured Methanolobus sp. DNA region contains:
- a CDS encoding KEOPS complex subunit Pcc1 yields the protein MLLTSSSVFETSAALRIYRSLKPELESQVTERSSVGMKADNSTLYLEIRSDDLVAMRSTLNTWLRLIQVASETADCIA from the coding sequence GTGCTCTTAACCTCAAGTTCTGTTTTTGAAACCTCTGCAGCTTTACGTATTTACAGGTCACTAAAACCTGAACTGGAAAGCCAGGTGACCGAACGTTCATCCGTTGGTATGAAAGCTGATAATTCAACCCTTTATCTGGAAATAAGGTCTGATGACCTTGTTGCCATGCGCTCGACTCTTAATACCTGGCTGCGTCTTATACAGGTCGCATCCGAGACTGCGGACTGTATTGCTTAA
- the rrp42 gene encoding exosome complex protein Rrp42 produces the protein MGNEVMSILKKDYIYNLMLKGQRADGRAFDEIRNIDIRTNVIEKAEGSAWIKMGETEILVGVKLQVGSPFPDSAGEGVIITSMELNPIASPDFEAGPPKEDAIEMARVTDRGIRESGAIDLNKLCITEGEEVWIVFIDIHVLNNAGNIQDTSSLGAIAALMTAVVPGEREGRGEDMPLPIRDMPISVTLVDIGGEMMVDPDLDEGTVCDSRITIVSNQDGSISGMQKSGDGALTEEKLLKAVSLACQKASELREAHLLNI, from the coding sequence ATGGGCAATGAAGTAATGTCAATACTCAAGAAGGATTATATTTACAACCTTATGCTCAAAGGTCAGCGTGCAGATGGACGTGCTTTTGATGAGATAAGGAATATTGATATCAGGACCAATGTTATAGAAAAGGCTGAAGGATCTGCATGGATAAAGATGGGCGAGACCGAGATCCTTGTAGGTGTAAAACTTCAGGTAGGTTCTCCTTTCCCTGACTCTGCTGGTGAAGGTGTCATTATCACAAGTATGGAACTTAACCCAATAGCTTCTCCTGATTTTGAGGCAGGTCCTCCAAAAGAGGATGCAATCGAAATGGCCCGTGTCACAGACAGGGGCATCCGTGAGTCAGGCGCAATTGATTTAAATAAGTTGTGTATTACGGAGGGAGAAGAAGTTTGGATCGTATTCATCGATATCCACGTTCTCAACAATGCAGGGAACATTCAGGATACATCCTCCCTGGGCGCAATAGCTGCTCTTATGACCGCAGTCGTTCCTGGTGAACGCGAGGGCCGCGGTGAGGATATGCCTTTGCCTATCAGGGACATGCCAATTTCAGTTACACTGGTAGACATTGGCGGTGAGATGATGGTCGACCCTGATCTTGATGAAGGAACTGTTTGTGACTCCCGCATAACCATTGTTTCAAATCAGGATGGCTCAATATCAGGTATGCAAAAGAGCGGCGATGGCGCACTTACTGAGGAAAAGCTGTTAAAGGCCGTGTCACTTGCCTGTCAGAAAGCATCAGAGCTCAGGGAAGCTCATCTGTTGAATATCTGA
- the psmA gene encoding archaeal proteasome endopeptidase complex subunit alpha — MQMTPQMGYDRAITVFSPDGRLFQVEYAREAVKRGTTAAGVKAKNGVVLLVDKRITSRLIEAESIEKIFQIDDHIGVATSGLVADARALVDRARVEAQVNMVSYDEPIGVEVIAKKICDHKQTYTQYGGVRPYGTALLIAGVDDSRPRLFESDPSGALLEYKATAIGAGRNAFMELFEADYKEDMDIDTAIMLGMKALYKSTEGKVDPATLELGVVTLEDRQFRKLSEEEVTGYVSRVREELKDDVKEESEDSGEKSEE, encoded by the coding sequence ATGCAAATGACGCCACAGATGGGGTATGATCGGGCCATCACAGTTTTTAGTCCTGACGGACGTCTCTTCCAGGTAGAATATGCAAGAGAAGCAGTTAAGAGAGGCACAACCGCAGCCGGTGTAAAAGCAAAGAATGGTGTGGTATTGCTTGTAGACAAAAGGATCACAAGCAGGTTGATAGAAGCAGAATCAATTGAAAAGATCTTCCAGATCGATGACCACATAGGTGTTGCCACTTCAGGACTCGTAGCCGATGCCCGTGCACTTGTTGACAGGGCAAGGGTCGAAGCTCAGGTTAACATGGTCTCATATGACGAACCAATAGGTGTCGAAGTTATTGCCAAGAAGATCTGCGACCACAAGCAGACATACACACAGTATGGTGGTGTCCGTCCATACGGTACAGCTCTTCTTATTGCAGGTGTTGATGATTCACGCCCACGTCTCTTTGAGAGTGACCCAAGCGGTGCATTGCTGGAATACAAGGCAACTGCGATCGGTGCTGGAAGGAACGCTTTCATGGAGCTATTTGAAGCAGACTATAAGGAAGATATGGACATCGATACTGCTATCATGCTTGGTATGAAGGCGCTTTACAAATCAACAGAAGGAAAGGTTGATCCAGCTACCCTTGAGCTTGGTGTTGTAACACTTGAGGACCGCCAGTTCAGAAAGCTTTCTGAAGAGGAAGTCACTGGCTATGTTTCCAGGGTTCGTGAAGAGCTTAAGGATGATGTGAAGGAAGAAAGTGAAGACTCTGGTGAGAAATCAGAGGAATGA
- a CDS encoding DHH family phosphoesterase produces MQVEETEFYNKLLDYNNILYLCHRNADPDAVSSAFALSEAIGGTIGLVDGCNRVASLLIDKLNIDVVEKPDPSEYDITLVVDTSTSSQLNDIKLGKYCVIDHHATTALIENAEFYLHRHATSTAEMVFDILKSMGAPVMRRTAMGLLTGIITDTGHFKHATQETFRTVSEIISCSGVEYAEVLEMMAATPQDISMRIAMLKCATRANIERVDDWLVVDSHVNSFGGAASSMFLNIGADVALIGTSRDANIRVSGRAKREAVAAGVNLGKVMEDISQNYDGTGGGHAGAAGIDVVADMDTILGECKDRIRDILKGKPNPSICDSLNDECHESE; encoded by the coding sequence ATGCAAGTTGAAGAAACGGAGTTTTACAATAAGCTTCTGGATTATAATAACATCCTTTACCTTTGTCATCGGAACGCCGATCCGGACGCAGTAAGCAGTGCTTTTGCGTTATCAGAAGCCATTGGAGGAACAATAGGGCTTGTTGATGGTTGTAACCGGGTTGCTTCTCTTCTTATTGATAAACTTAACATTGACGTGGTCGAGAAACCTGATCCGTCAGAATATGACATTACTCTTGTAGTTGACACTTCGACCAGTTCTCAGCTTAATGATATCAAACTTGGCAAATACTGTGTTATCGATCATCATGCAACAACAGCTCTTATCGAAAATGCAGAATTCTATTTGCATCGCCATGCAACATCCACTGCTGAGATGGTTTTTGATATTCTCAAATCTATGGGTGCACCGGTAATGCGTCGCACTGCAATGGGTTTGCTCACTGGTATTATCACTGATACAGGCCATTTTAAGCACGCTACGCAGGAAACATTCAGGACTGTTTCTGAAATAATATCTTGTAGTGGCGTGGAGTATGCAGAAGTGCTGGAAATGATGGCTGCAACCCCGCAGGATATATCCATGCGCATAGCCATGTTGAAATGTGCTACCCGTGCGAATATTGAAAGGGTTGACGACTGGCTTGTGGTGGATTCCCATGTGAATTCATTCGGAGGTGCAGCATCATCAATGTTCCTCAATATTGGTGCTGACGTTGCTCTTATAGGCACTTCCCGTGATGCAAATATCAGGGTAAGTGGAAGGGCCAAGCGTGAAGCTGTTGCTGCAGGTGTCAATCTGGGAAAGGTAATGGAAGATATAAGCCAGAATTATGATGGTACCGGAGGAGGTCATGCAGGCGCTGCCGGAATTGATGTGGTTGCCGACATGGATACCATTTTAGGTGAATGCAAAGACAGGATACGCGATATCCTCAAAGGCAAACCCAATCCTTCTATATGTGATTCACTGAATGATGAATGTCACGAATCTGAATAA
- a CDS encoding RNA-binding protein has translation MIAHSTEDLSRVRGALDFFLRNATGMSNDEVTDGLVEVTDIEGHYGNPSVMLSSQISRKSDSVKLARFIRENMSPEDAEDLRSEMPDRLDDDQLFHMRFDKQAAFLGKIVLSSSSDAITVKVKIATYPKNRLQAGQIVEELFG, from the coding sequence GTGATCGCGCACTCAACTGAGGATCTTTCCAGGGTACGTGGTGCCCTGGACTTCTTTTTACGGAATGCCACCGGCATGTCCAACGATGAAGTTACTGATGGACTTGTAGAGGTAACTGATATTGAAGGTCACTATGGTAATCCGTCTGTGATGCTCAGTTCGCAGATCTCACGCAAATCGGATTCTGTAAAACTTGCCAGGTTTATCAGGGAGAATATGAGCCCTGAAGATGCAGAGGACCTGCGCAGTGAAATGCCTGATAGGCTTGATGATGACCAATTATTCCATATGAGGTTTGACAAACAGGCTGCTTTTCTGGGCAAAATAGTACTGAGTTCCTCCTCTGATGCCATCACTGTAAAAGTAAAAATAGCCACTTATCCGAAGAACCGTCTTCAGGCGGGACAGATAGTGGAGGAATTATTTGGCTAG
- a CDS encoding phenylacetate--CoA ligase produces the protein MIEYWNPLMERMPVDELEKMQENKLKNLVNYVYQHSDFYKKRFDEAGVKPEDIQTLDDLKKLPFTYKSDLRDTYPTGMFCVPNEQLTRFHVSSGTTGKPTVVGYTKNDIQAWNTSLARALTSIGLGRGDIIQVSYGYGLFTGGLGLHYGAEEVGATVLPTSSGNTEKQLDLMQDLSSTAIACTPSYFLFMSEVANQNGISIQNDTKLKAGIFGAEPWSEEMRARIEEATGIKAYDIYGTSELSGPLCTECQFQDGIHIWADMFLLEVIDPETGEQLGDGERGELVITTLAKEALPLIRYRIGDITIINKEPCKCGRTHPRIMRVLGRADDMLIVRGINVFPGQVESVLMTIPEVGEHFMIIVDRVNELDTMTIQIEMTDEAFSDRVNDIIALEKKVQAALKNVLNLAVKVELVEKGTIPRSMGKAKKVIDNRKL, from the coding sequence ATGATAGAATACTGGAACCCATTGATGGAAAGGATGCCAGTTGATGAACTGGAGAAGATGCAGGAAAATAAACTCAAAAACCTGGTAAACTATGTCTACCAGCATTCAGATTTCTACAAAAAGAGATTTGATGAAGCAGGTGTCAAACCTGAAGACATCCAGACACTTGATGACCTGAAAAAATTACCTTTTACATACAAATCCGACCTAAGAGATACATATCCTACAGGAATGTTTTGTGTTCCCAACGAACAGCTTACACGTTTCCATGTTTCCTCAGGAACTACAGGAAAGCCAACTGTTGTAGGTTACACAAAGAATGATATTCAGGCATGGAATACATCCCTTGCAAGAGCTCTCACCTCAATTGGTTTGGGTCGTGGCGATATTATTCAGGTGAGCTATGGATACGGTCTTTTCACCGGTGGTCTCGGACTTCACTACGGTGCTGAAGAAGTGGGCGCCACTGTTCTTCCTACAAGTTCAGGTAACACTGAAAAACAGCTTGATCTTATGCAGGATCTGAGCAGCACAGCAATTGCATGTACGCCGTCTTACTTCCTCTTCATGAGTGAGGTTGCAAACCAGAACGGTATCAGCATACAGAATGATACAAAGCTTAAGGCAGGGATCTTCGGTGCAGAACCATGGTCTGAGGAGATGAGGGCAAGGATCGAGGAAGCAACAGGTATCAAAGCCTATGATATCTACGGTACTTCAGAACTCAGCGGTCCTCTTTGTACAGAATGTCAGTTCCAGGACGGTATCCATATATGGGCCGACATGTTCCTTCTTGAGGTAATTGACCCGGAAACAGGTGAGCAGCTAGGTGACGGTGAACGTGGTGAACTTGTTATCACAACCCTCGCAAAAGAAGCACTTCCACTTATCAGATACCGCATTGGTGATATCACTATCATTAACAAGGAACCATGCAAGTGTGGTCGTACACACCCACGTATCATGAGGGTACTTGGTCGTGCAGATGACATGCTTATTGTTCGTGGAATCAATGTTTTCCCCGGACAGGTGGAGTCTGTACTCATGACAATCCCCGAAGTTGGAGAACACTTCATGATAATCGTGGACAGGGTAAATGAACTTGACACCATGACCATCCAGATAGAGATGACGGATGAAGCATTCAGTGACAGGGTCAACGACATAATTGCTCTTGAAAAGAAGGTCCAGGCTGCACTGAAGAACGTGCTCAATCTGGCAGTTAAGGTCGAGCTTGTTGAAAAGGGGACAATTCCACGTTCAATGGGCAAAGCCAAGAAAGTGATAGACAACAGAAAGCTATAA
- the rrp4 gene encoding exosome complex RNA-binding protein Rrp4 has product MEREIVIPGQLLSENKADSGLGTYVKDGKVYSLLYGVKNAKNKISVIPFSGKYIPSSRDYVIGTVIEVTPSNWIFNIGSPYDGLLHVSEYPRRVEQEKMAEYMGIGSSALLRVKDVSSSMKVELTMRERGLRLLSEGRVIEITPTKVPRIIGHGGSMVSMLKKETNCEVFVGQNGRIWINGKDSEMDLLTEAIELIMKHSHTSGLTDRISLFLKGDAELVSEKDEAVFEEDLTEDTKEAEDESEIREDTYRKVDALLEDDD; this is encoded by the coding sequence ATGGAACGTGAAATTGTAATTCCTGGACAATTATTGTCTGAAAATAAGGCAGATTCCGGTCTCGGTACATATGTAAAGGATGGGAAAGTCTATTCTCTATTATATGGAGTTAAGAATGCCAAGAACAAGATCTCAGTCATTCCTTTTTCCGGAAAATATATTCCTTCTTCCAGGGATTACGTGATTGGTACAGTAATAGAGGTAACTCCCTCTAACTGGATATTTAATATTGGATCGCCATATGACGGATTGTTGCACGTGTCTGAATATCCAAGGCGTGTGGAACAGGAAAAGATGGCAGAGTACATGGGTATAGGCTCATCGGCCTTACTTCGTGTGAAAGATGTAAGTTCATCCATGAAGGTCGAATTGACCATGAGAGAACGCGGCCTGAGACTTCTTAGCGAGGGTCGTGTTATTGAAATAACTCCTACGAAGGTTCCTCGTATCATAGGACATGGTGGTTCTATGGTATCAATGCTTAAGAAAGAGACTAATTGTGAGGTATTCGTAGGCCAGAACGGAAGAATATGGATAAATGGAAAAGATAGTGAAATGGACCTTCTCACAGAGGCTATTGAGCTTATTATGAAACATTCTCACACATCAGGATTGACCGATAGGATCTCTCTTTTTTTGAAAGGTGATGCAGAACTTGTTTCTGAGAAGGACGAAGCTGTTTTTGAAGAAGATCTCACAGAAGATACAAAAGAAGCAGAGGATGAAAGTGAGATAAGGGAAGATACCTACCGAAAAGTGGATGCTCTTCTGGAAGACGATGATTGA
- a CDS encoding prefoldin subunit beta: MSTQIPPQIQNQLAQLQQVQQQAQSLAMQKSQIESMQKEAEMALEELGKLPEDVVIYRSVGELQIRSSKEESVSKLTEKVETLSLRLQSISRQEERISKRFTQLQEQIEQSMGNQAQ; the protein is encoded by the coding sequence ATGAGTACGCAAATACCCCCACAGATACAGAACCAGCTTGCACAGTTGCAACAGGTTCAGCAGCAGGCGCAGTCCCTTGCTATGCAGAAATCTCAGATCGAGTCCATGCAGAAAGAAGCTGAAATGGCACTTGAAGAGCTGGGAAAACTGCCTGAAGATGTTGTTATTTACCGCAGTGTCGGTGAACTGCAGATAAGATCAAGCAAGGAAGAATCTGTATCCAAACTGACTGAAAAGGTAGAAACTCTTTCACTCAGGTTACAATCCATTTCCAGACAGGAAGAAAGGATATCAAAACGTTTCACACAACTTCAGGAACAGATTGAACAGTCTATGGGGAATCAGGCACAGTAA
- a CDS encoding Rpp14/Pop5 family protein — protein sequence MKILPPTMRENKRYLAFELIAEENSMVSRDELIREVFSASGSLLGDLGSSECNIWLFAFDDNKGVISCDRDHVSRTRAVMATITNVKGKRVMLHVLGVSGTVLGATKKYLEGVDVFNPEEQSHINE from the coding sequence ATGAAGATACTTCCACCTACAATGCGGGAAAATAAGCGGTATCTTGCCTTTGAGCTTATAGCTGAAGAGAATTCAATGGTAAGCAGGGATGAACTTATCCGGGAAGTATTTTCAGCTTCAGGAAGCCTTCTTGGTGATCTAGGATCAAGTGAGTGTAATATATGGCTTTTTGCCTTTGATGATAATAAAGGTGTAATAAGCTGCGACCGTGATCATGTATCACGGACACGGGCTGTTATGGCCACTATCACAAATGTAAAGGGAAAAAGAGTTATGCTCCATGTTCTTGGAGTTTCAGGTACTGTTCTTGGTGCAACAAAAAAGTATTTAGAGGGTGTCGATGTATTTAACCCCGAAGAACAGTCACATATAAATGAGTAG
- a CDS encoding DNA-directed RNA polymerase subunit P, protein MAYKCTRCKRNVEIDYEYTGIRCPYCGHRILVKERPTTIKRIKAE, encoded by the coding sequence ATGGCCTATAAATGTACAAGATGCAAGAGGAACGTTGAGATCGACTACGAGTATACAGGTATTCGCTGTCCTTACTGTGGACACCGTATCCTTGTGAAAGAGCGTCCAACAACTATCAAACGCATCAAAGCAGAGTAA
- a CDS encoding ribonuclease P protein component 3, whose translation MARPVFYDLNVYSVPEGKNTIEEMAAFSSRLDFGGIAVTNPSGGSQPQKATKIGDLEIFSGVEIRVDNPSRLHGMVGKYRKNTDVIVVRGGSENVNRAAVENSNVDILCGFGSMKDNGLNHVLAKSASDNNVAISFDLGEVISQRGGRRVRTLSNFRKDLAIVRKYDVPFILTANAGSCYDLRAPRELIALAGLFGMTREEAVNGLSTTPEAIIQRNRPSSNYVFEGVEIVDCMPDEVTGEGDGQ comes from the coding sequence TTGGCTAGACCTGTTTTTTATGATCTGAACGTTTACTCTGTGCCTGAAGGTAAGAACACGATCGAAGAAATGGCTGCTTTTTCTTCCAGATTGGATTTTGGTGGAATAGCTGTTACAAATCCTTCCGGCGGCTCTCAACCACAGAAAGCTACAAAGATCGGTGATCTGGAAATATTCAGTGGTGTTGAGATAAGGGTAGATAATCCTTCTCGCTTACATGGCATGGTGGGAAAATATCGTAAGAACACCGATGTCATAGTTGTACGCGGTGGCAGTGAAAATGTCAATCGTGCAGCTGTTGAGAACTCCAATGTGGATATCCTTTGTGGTTTTGGCTCAATGAAAGACAATGGTCTTAATCATGTTCTTGCAAAGTCTGCAAGTGACAACAACGTTGCGATCTCATTTGACCTTGGTGAGGTGATCAGCCAGCGTGGAGGAAGGAGGGTCAGGACTTTATCAAATTTCAGAAAAGATCTGGCAATCGTTCGCAAATACGATGTTCCTTTTATTCTGACCGCTAATGCTGGATCCTGTTATGATCTGCGGGCACCAAGAGAGCTGATCGCTCTTGCAGGACTTTTCGGAATGACCCGGGAGGAGGCTGTCAATGGCCTGTCCACAACTCCGGAAGCTATAATTCAGAGAAATCGTCCATCTTCAAATTATGTGTTCGAAGGTGTGGAAATTGTAGACTGTATGCCCGATGAAGTTACAGGCGAGGGTGATGGGCAATGA
- a CDS encoding ACT domain-containing protein, translated as MEEKIIKQISLFAENKPGRLAHIASNFRNAGINIRAFTIAEAGDFGIIRMVVDKPDLAHEVLHDAGFTVSETSVLGIEMEDVPGGLGKIADVLGGQNINIDYAYAFVTKTEKALLILRVSDIEAAIKVLNGAGVKLIDMADIQEI; from the coding sequence ATGGAAGAAAAGATAATCAAACAGATATCACTTTTCGCAGAGAACAAGCCAGGTCGCCTTGCGCACATTGCATCAAACTTCAGGAATGCAGGTATTAACATCAGGGCTTTTACCATTGCTGAAGCCGGAGATTTCGGTATCATCAGAATGGTAGTTGACAAGCCCGACCTTGCTCACGAAGTTCTTCATGATGCAGGATTCACTGTTTCAGAGACCAGTGTTCTTGGTATTGAGATGGAGGATGTGCCGGGAGGTCTTGGTAAGATCGCTGATGTGCTTGGTGGCCAGAACATCAACATTGATTACGCTTATGCTTTTGTCACAAAGACTGAGAAGGCACTTCTTATTCTTCGGGTAAGTGACATTGAGGCAGCTATTAAAGTTCTTAATGGCGCAGGCGTAAAGCTCATCGATATGGCAGATATTCAGGAAATCTGA
- the rrp41 gene encoding exosome complex exonuclease Rrp41 produces the protein MSDKPEKFIDENGLRLDGRRVNEIRPMKMEIGVLSRADGSCYLEWGKNKVLAAVYGPRELHPRRLQKADSALIRYRYNMAAFSVEDRIRPGPSRRSIEISKVSREAFEPVVLTHLYPGAVIDVFAEVLQADAGTRTAAINAACMALADAGIPMKGLVSACAVGKVDGQLVLDLNKPEDNYGNADIPMAMTSDGEITLLQMDGDVTQEEFKRAIEMCKEGCRQILEIQKETLRNKFTKLDDVEVSDDEEDVDVSALVESTLEPSDDDVEEDESEESEDESEDDVDEDEDEEVEEEDEDSADEDEPESEDDEEDDLDSVESHSDFEAVELVEDFEESFTDVDEEDEDVQEDEDDEEKA, from the coding sequence ATGAGTGATAAACCTGAAAAGTTCATTGATGAAAATGGATTACGTCTGGATGGCAGACGTGTTAATGAGATCAGGCCAATGAAAATGGAGATCGGTGTACTCTCCAGGGCTGATGGTTCATGTTATCTGGAATGGGGTAAGAACAAGGTACTTGCGGCTGTTTATGGCCCAAGGGAACTTCATCCAAGAAGACTGCAGAAAGCTGATTCTGCACTGATAAGATACCGTTACAATATGGCAGCTTTCTCTGTAGAGGACCGTATAAGACCTGGGCCTAGCAGAAGGAGTATCGAGATATCAAAGGTAAGCCGTGAGGCATTTGAGCCGGTAGTGCTTACTCATCTTTATCCTGGTGCAGTTATTGATGTTTTCGCTGAGGTGCTCCAGGCTGATGCAGGCACAAGGACTGCAGCTATCAATGCAGCATGTATGGCTCTTGCTGATGCAGGTATTCCTATGAAGGGACTTGTTTCCGCCTGTGCTGTAGGAAAGGTCGATGGGCAGCTTGTACTTGACCTTAACAAGCCAGAAGACAATTATGGTAATGCTGACATCCCGATGGCAATGACATCCGATGGTGAGATCACCCTCCTGCAGATGGATGGTGACGTTACCCAGGAAGAGTTCAAGCGTGCTATTGAGATGTGTAAGGAAGGATGCCGTCAGATCCTTGAGATACAGAAAGAGACTCTCAGGAATAAGTTCACAAAGCTTGATGATGTAGAGGTCTCTGATGATGAGGAAGACGTTGATGTTTCTGCTCTTGTGGAATCCACTCTTGAACCATCTGATGATGATGTAGAAGAGGACGAGTCAGAAGAATCCGAAGACGAATCTGAGGATGATGTTGACGAGGATGAGGATGAAGAGGTCGAAGAAGAAGACGAGGATTCAGCTGATGAAGATGAACCCGAGTCTGAGGATGATGAAGAAGATGACCTTGATTCCGTAGAATCTCATTCTGATTTCGAAGCTGTTGAGCTTGTAGAGGATTTTGAAGAGTCTTTTACTGATGTTGACGAAGAGGATGAGGATGTCCAGGAAGACGAAGATGACGAGGAGAAGGCTTGA
- a CDS encoding 50S ribosomal protein L15e — protein MSKSFYAYVRDAWKDPDNTYVRELRWERLQEWRREGSVTKIRRPTRIDRARSLGYKAKQGIIVARVKVRRGGLRKSRYIRGRRTQRMGKNKITGGMSIQRIAEQRADRKFPNMEVLNSYWVGEDGKSKWYEVILVDPSHPVIMSDKNLNWICNNTHKGRAHRGKTSAGRKGRGMMSRGTGTEKTRPSLRSNLNRGK, from the coding sequence TTGTCAAAATCATTTTATGCATACGTAAGAGACGCATGGAAAGACCCGGACAACACATATGTCCGTGAGCTTAGATGGGAAAGACTCCAGGAATGGAGAAGAGAAGGATCTGTAACAAAGATCAGACGTCCAACTCGTATTGATCGTGCCCGCTCCCTTGGATACAAGGCAAAGCAGGGTATCATTGTAGCTCGTGTAAAGGTACGCAGAGGAGGTCTTAGAAAGTCAAGATACATCCGTGGAAGACGTACACAGCGCATGGGTAAGAACAAGATCACTGGTGGAATGAGCATTCAGAGAATCGCTGAACAGCGTGCTGACAGAAAATTCCCTAACATGGAAGTTCTCAACTCCTACTGGGTTGGCGAAGACGGAAAATCCAAGTGGTATGAAGTCATCCTCGTAGACCCAAGCCACCCTGTAATTATGAGTGACAAGAACCTTAACTGGATCTGTAACAACACTCACAAGGGACGTGCACACCGTGGTAAGACCAGCGCAGGCCGCAAGGGCAGAGGTATGATGTCCCGTGGAACCGGTACTGAGAAGACCAGGCCAAGCCTGAGATCCAACCTTAACAGAGGTAAGTGA
- a CDS encoding 50S ribosomal protein L37ae: MAKKYTRKGRVSRSAGRFGTRYGRRDRKLVADLEEKMRMPHKCPRCARPNVKRAGTGIWKCTKCDYTFAGGTFLPQTNVGKTVARTVKKATEALE; encoded by the coding sequence ATGGCAAAAAAATATACGCGAAAAGGTAGAGTATCCAGATCAGCCGGTAGGTTTGGTACTCGCTATGGTAGAAGGGACCGTAAATTGGTGGCAGATCTTGAAGAAAAGATGCGTATGCCACACAAGTGCCCAAGGTGTGCACGTCCTAATGTAAAGAGAGCAGGCACAGGTATCTGGAAATGCACCAAATGTGATTACACATTTGCAGGTGGCACATTCCTGCCTCAGACCAACGTCGGAAAGACAGTTGCACGTACAGTAAAGAAGGCTACAGAAGCATTAGAGTAG
- a CDS encoding ribosome assembly factor SBDS encodes MVSLDESVIARLKKGKHHFEVLVEPEGAFSLKRGEDVKIEDIIAVESVFTDAAQGDHAGESELQTAFETNDVIDIARQIILHGELQLTKEQRKQILEEKTRQVITFIAQNAINPQTRTPHPPARIEKAMEEAKIHIDPLKGVDEQVNIVMKAIRPIIPIRFEEVDVAVKIPAEYAAKSYGEIAGFATLVKNEWQNDGSWVAVIKMPAGLQNDFYGLVNHLTKGDAETKLL; translated from the coding sequence ATGGTATCTCTTGATGAGTCTGTCATTGCGAGGCTCAAGAAAGGTAAGCACCATTTCGAGGTTCTGGTTGAACCAGAGGGTGCATTCTCACTGAAAAGAGGTGAAGATGTCAAAATAGAAGACATCATTGCTGTAGAATCAGTGTTCACTGATGCTGCGCAGGGAGACCATGCCGGAGAATCTGAGCTTCAGACTGCTTTTGAAACAAACGATGTCATTGACATCGCCAGGCAGATAATATTGCATGGTGAGCTCCAGCTTACAAAAGAGCAGAGGAAGCAGATCCTTGAAGAGAAGACCAGACAGGTCATAACCTTTATTGCACAAAATGCTATTAATCCCCAGACAAGGACGCCTCACCCTCCTGCCAGAATTGAAAAGGCAATGGAAGAGGCAAAGATCCACATCGATCCTTTGAAAGGTGTCGATGAGCAGGTTAATATTGTAATGAAAGCTATTCGTCCGATAATTCCTATCAGGTTTGAAGAGGTCGATGTAGCTGTAAAGATTCCGGCTGAATACGCGGCAAAATCCTATGGGGAAATTGCCGGCTTTGCAACCCTTGTAAAAAATGAATGGCAGAATGATGGCTCATGGGTAGCAGTGATCAAAATGCCTGCTGGTTTGCAGAATGATTTCTACGGCCTTGTGAATCATCTTACAAAAGGGGATGCTGAAACTAAATTATTATGA